Proteins from a single region of Streptomyces spinoverrucosus:
- a CDS encoding peroxidase family protein, translated as MFRPAREPQTKRHVRSSFYVVGEGVLADSGDDRPARAQTPSTVAALRRFRFSRLGPQARENQLLDRAARAELARAMTDPERPQPDSGNPKVPAGFTYLGQLVDHDLTLDATAVQLEDDITVRQLLQGRSPALDLDCLYGLGPGHRFDRRFYDDDGIRLKTGTTQGVPGGDPVTGLPLGGFDLPRVGTGSLKSERRRPLIPDPRNDENLVVAQLHCAFIRFHNRFAMELAGQGVSSAVLFESAREAVVKHYQWMLRHDFLPRIVDESVLDEVFTKGRRFFEPSPGEYDHPTMPVEFSVAAYRLGHSMVRGAYNWNRVFDNGAGTLPLLFQFTGTSGILSPPPADPADPEAGDFERLPTNWIADFRRLFDFREAGRDDLGVPGEQFNLTKRIDTLLVNPLADLPLGSFGGRGRPPADPIELNLAFRNLTRANMMRLATGQQMARHLGVKPLLASDFDNRDGARLSDGLRRQLADNCPLWFYVLREAEVNGGGRLTGVGGRIVAEVFHRAMEGSRHSIVRDPFWRPFLSPVQDRRAKGVFEMTDLLLYAFEERADLLNPLGP; from the coding sequence ATGTTCCGACCGGCACGCGAACCGCAGACCAAACGCCATGTCCGCAGCTCGTTCTACGTCGTCGGCGAGGGCGTGCTCGCCGACTCCGGCGACGACCGCCCTGCGCGGGCGCAGACACCGTCCACCGTCGCCGCGCTGCGCAGGTTCCGCTTCTCCCGCCTGGGACCCCAGGCCCGGGAGAACCAGCTGCTCGACCGGGCCGCCCGGGCGGAGCTCGCCCGGGCGATGACCGACCCGGAGCGCCCGCAGCCCGACTCCGGCAACCCGAAGGTGCCGGCGGGCTTCACCTACCTCGGCCAGCTCGTGGACCACGACCTCACCCTGGACGCCACGGCGGTCCAACTGGAGGACGACATCACGGTCCGCCAACTGCTTCAGGGCCGCTCGCCCGCCCTGGACCTCGACTGCCTCTACGGGCTGGGGCCCGGCCACCGCTTCGACCGCCGCTTCTACGACGACGACGGCATCCGGCTGAAGACCGGCACCACCCAGGGCGTGCCGGGCGGCGACCCGGTCACCGGTCTGCCCCTCGGCGGCTTCGACCTGCCCCGGGTGGGCACCGGCTCGCTGAAGTCGGAGCGGCGGCGTCCGCTGATCCCGGATCCGCGCAACGACGAGAACCTCGTGGTCGCCCAGCTGCACTGCGCCTTCATCCGCTTCCACAACCGGTTCGCGATGGAGCTCGCCGGTCAGGGCGTGTCCAGCGCGGTGCTGTTCGAGTCGGCCCGTGAGGCGGTCGTCAAGCACTACCAGTGGATGCTGCGGCACGACTTCCTGCCCCGGATCGTAGACGAGTCGGTCCTCGACGAGGTCTTCACCAAGGGCCGCCGGTTCTTCGAGCCGTCGCCCGGCGAGTACGACCACCCGACGATGCCGGTCGAGTTCTCGGTGGCCGCCTACCGACTGGGCCACAGCATGGTGCGCGGCGCCTACAACTGGAACCGCGTCTTCGACAACGGCGCGGGCACCCTGCCGCTGCTCTTCCAGTTCACCGGCACCAGCGGCATCCTCTCCCCGCCGCCGGCCGACCCGGCGGACCCGGAGGCGGGCGACTTCGAACGCCTGCCGACCAACTGGATCGCCGACTTCCGGCGCCTGTTCGACTTCCGGGAGGCGGGCCGCGACGACCTGGGCGTGCCCGGCGAGCAGTTCAACCTGACCAAGCGCATCGACACGCTGCTGGTCAACCCGCTGGCCGACCTCCCACTCGGCTCGTTCGGCGGACGCGGCCGGCCGCCGGCCGATCCCATCGAGCTGAACCTCGCCTTCCGCAACCTCACCCGGGCGAACATGATGCGGCTCGCCACCGGTCAGCAGATGGCCCGTCACCTCGGCGTCAAACCGCTGCTGGCGTCCGACTTCGACAACCGCGACGGGGCGCGGCTGAGCGACGGGCTGCGCAGGCAGCTGGCCGACAACTGCCCGCTGTGGTTCTACGTGCTGCGCGAGGCCGAGGTGAACGGCGGCGGCCGGCTGACCGGCGTCGGCGGGCGCATCGTCGCCGAGGTGTTCCACCGCGCGATGGAGGGCAGCCGGCACTCCATCGTCCGTGACCCCTTCTGGCGGCCCTTCCTCAGCCCCGTCCAGGACCGCAGGGCCAAGGGCGTGTTCGAGATGACCGACCTGCTGCTGTACGCCTTCGAGGAGCGGGCGGATCTGCTCAACCCGCTCGGGCCGTGA
- a CDS encoding aldo/keto reductase produces MPFARLATATTPTCHIGLGLAAVGRPGYINLGRDHDLGEDRSVETLRTRTHALLDAAYAQGVRYFDVARSYGRSEEFLADWLNAHPEIDDIVVGSKWGYTYTADWSTDAEQHEVKDHSLATFERQRAESTELLGDRLDLYQIHSVTPDSPALTDKDLHARLAEAAAQGLTIGFSTSGPAQADAIRAALEVTVDGERLFRTVQSTYNALETSAAPALAEAHDAGLTVIVKEGMANGRLAEPYAPDALKAVAAETALGCDAVALALILRQPWAGVVLSGAATTVQLASNLHAAVVDLDDDQLARLAELVEEPQAYWERRGQLPWH; encoded by the coding sequence ATGCCCTTCGCCCGACTGGCAACAGCAACGACCCCCACCTGCCACATCGGACTCGGCCTCGCCGCCGTCGGCCGCCCCGGCTACATCAACCTCGGCCGAGACCACGACCTCGGAGAGGACCGCAGCGTCGAGACGCTGCGCACCCGCACCCACGCCCTCCTGGACGCCGCCTACGCCCAGGGCGTGCGCTACTTCGACGTCGCCCGCTCCTACGGCCGCTCCGAGGAGTTCCTCGCCGACTGGCTGAACGCCCACCCCGAGATCGACGACATCGTCGTCGGCAGCAAGTGGGGCTACACCTACACCGCCGACTGGTCCACCGACGCCGAGCAGCACGAGGTCAAGGACCACAGCCTCGCCACCTTCGAACGGCAGCGCGCCGAGAGCACCGAACTGCTCGGCGACCGGCTCGACCTCTACCAGATCCACTCGGTGACCCCCGACAGCCCCGCCCTCACCGACAAGGACCTGCACGCCAGGCTCGCCGAGGCCGCCGCCCAGGGCCTGACCATCGGCTTCTCCACCAGCGGACCCGCGCAGGCCGACGCGATCCGGGCCGCGCTGGAGGTGACCGTCGACGGCGAGCGGCTCTTCCGTACCGTCCAGTCCACCTACAACGCCCTGGAGACCTCGGCCGCCCCCGCCCTCGCCGAGGCGCACGACGCCGGGCTCACGGTGATCGTCAAGGAGGGCATGGCCAACGGGCGGCTCGCGGAGCCGTACGCGCCGGACGCGCTGAAGGCCGTGGCGGCGGAGACCGCCCTGGGCTGCGATGCCGTCGCCCTGGCGCTGATCCTGCGCCAACCGTGGGCCGGCGTCGTCCTCTCCGGCGCCGCGACCACCGTCCAGCTCGCCTCCAACCTGCACGCCGCCGTCGTGGACCTCGACGACGACCAGCTGGCGCGGCTCGCCGAGCTCGTCGAGGAACCGCAGGCGTACTGGGAGCGGCGCGGGCAGCTGCCCTGGCACTGA
- a CDS encoding lysophospholipid acyltransferase family protein encodes MSRFALIKAVLGPIMRLMFRPRVEGVEHIPGDGPVILAGNHLTFIDSMILPLVCDRQVFFIGKDEYVTGRGLKGRLMAWFFTGVGMIPVDRDGGKGGVAALMTGRRILEEGRVFGIYPEGTRSPDGRLYRGRTGIARLTLMTGAPVVPFAMIGTDRIQPGGAGFPRPARVTVRFGEAMEFSRYEGMDRDRYVLRAVTDSVMAEVMRLSGQEYVDMYATKAKEAA; translated from the coding sequence TTGTCCCGCTTCGCGCTCATCAAGGCAGTGCTCGGTCCGATCATGCGCCTGATGTTCCGCCCCCGGGTGGAGGGTGTGGAGCACATTCCGGGCGACGGCCCGGTGATCCTGGCCGGCAACCACCTCACGTTCATCGACTCGATGATCCTGCCGCTGGTCTGCGACCGTCAGGTGTTCTTCATCGGCAAGGACGAGTACGTCACCGGCAGGGGCCTCAAGGGGCGGCTGATGGCGTGGTTCTTCACCGGCGTCGGCATGATCCCGGTCGACCGCGACGGCGGCAAGGGCGGGGTCGCGGCGCTGATGACGGGGCGCCGGATCCTGGAGGAGGGCAGGGTCTTCGGCATCTACCCCGAGGGCACGAGGTCTCCCGACGGGCGGCTGTACCGAGGGCGCACCGGTATCGCGCGGCTCACCCTGATGACGGGCGCGCCCGTCGTGCCGTTCGCGATGATCGGCACGGACCGGATCCAGCCGGGCGGGGCGGGGTTTCCGCGGCCGGCCCGGGTGACCGTTCGCTTCGGTGAGGCGATGGAGTTCTCCCGGTACGAGGGGATGGACCGGGATCGGTATGTGCTGCGGGCCGTGACCGATTCCGTGATGGCTGAGGTCATGCGGCTGTCCGGGCAGGAGTACGTGGACATGTATGCGACGAAGGCGAAAGAGGCCGCGTAA
- a CDS encoding TetR/AcrR family transcriptional regulator produces MAVDREHVLRSAAALLTRKSTATMDEVAKAAGISRATLHRHFAGRDALVRALEALGIAECEAALEAARLDEGSASDAVRRLVREIESAAGLLAFLYTENQLFEGEEQNAGWARLDARIAALFRRGQARGEFRIDLTPVWLTEALYGLMASGAWAVQEGRVAANDFTHMIAELLLGGATRREES; encoded by the coding sequence ATGGCCGTCGACAGAGAGCACGTACTGCGCAGTGCCGCAGCCCTGCTGACCCGCAAGTCCACCGCGACCATGGACGAGGTCGCCAAGGCCGCCGGGATCAGCCGGGCCACGCTGCACCGCCACTTCGCCGGGCGCGACGCGCTGGTCCGGGCGCTGGAGGCGCTCGGCATCGCCGAGTGCGAGGCCGCGCTGGAGGCGGCCCGGCTGGACGAGGGCAGCGCGAGCGACGCCGTACGCCGGCTGGTGCGCGAGATCGAGTCCGCGGCCGGCCTCCTCGCGTTCCTCTACACCGAGAACCAGCTGTTCGAGGGCGAGGAGCAGAACGCGGGCTGGGCCAGGCTGGACGCCCGGATCGCCGCCCTGTTCCGGCGCGGCCAGGCGCGCGGCGAGTTCCGTATCGACCTGACCCCGGTGTGGCTGACCGAGGCGCTGTACGGACTGATGGCCTCGGGCGCCTGGGCCGTGCAGGAGGGCCGGGTCGCCGCCAACGACTTCACCCACATGATCGCCGAGCTCCTGCTCGGCGGCGCGACACGGAGAGAGGAATCATGA
- a CDS encoding pyridoxamine 5'-phosphate oxidase family protein, whose product MGKTYERIDGRLRSFIEEQPLFFTATAPLSGDGTVNLSPKGLKGSFVVLDELTVAYLDFAGSTAETVAHLRENGRITLMWCAFQGPPNIVRVHGRGEPVFRDDPRFGELLAHFPDIDASAHGLRAIVVVTAELIRDSCGFAVPFMTYDGDRELHARRFAREDTASLSAYFAGKDHIATSLDGLPGVPLPLAPVTHDGRPI is encoded by the coding sequence ATGGGAAAGACGTACGAGCGCATCGACGGCAGACTCCGTTCGTTCATCGAGGAGCAGCCCCTCTTCTTCACCGCGACCGCCCCGCTCTCCGGCGACGGCACGGTCAACCTCTCCCCCAAGGGCCTCAAGGGCTCGTTCGTCGTGCTCGACGAACTCACCGTGGCCTACCTGGACTTCGCCGGCTCCACGGCCGAGACGGTCGCGCATCTGCGGGAGAACGGGCGGATCACCCTCATGTGGTGCGCGTTCCAGGGCCCGCCGAACATCGTCCGGGTGCACGGCCGGGGCGAGCCGGTGTTCCGTGACGATCCGCGCTTCGGGGAACTGCTCGCCCACTTCCCGGACATCGACGCGAGCGCGCACGGGCTGCGCGCGATCGTCGTCGTGACGGCCGAACTCATCCGGGACAGCTGTGGTTTCGCGGTGCCGTTCATGACGTACGACGGCGATCGCGAGCTGCATGCCCGGCGCTTCGCGCGTGAGGACACCGCATCGCTGAGCGCCTACTTCGCGGGCAAGGACCACATCGCCACGAGCCTGGACGGGCTGCCCGGGGTGCCACTGCCGCTGGCTCCCGTCACGCACGACGGCCGTCCGATTTGA
- a CDS encoding glycerophosphodiester phosphodiesterase → MGTQKSNEQPQDQAHTGRRALLGAAVLGAGGAVLGLSGTARADARHGGRGMKSLPVPTIVAHRGASGYRPEHTLGSYQLALDMGADIVEAGDLVPTKDGHLVCRHEPEIGGTTDVADHPEFADRKKTKTLDGVPTTGWFTEDFTLAELKTLRATERIPANRPHNTLYNGRWEIPTFEEVLQWQDEQTRKRGKQVWIYPELKHPTYFRKLGLPLEERVAKLLRKYRRDRWNSPVILQSFEPTSIQRLHKLVDNPLVVLLSGASTRPWDFVENGDPRTVADLIKPAGLREIASYAQGIGPTLDLIIPKDSAGNLTRPTTLVADAHKVGLKLHPWTLRNENPFLPANFRKGTDADAYGDVFGAYKAYFATGIDGIFTDHPDTGLLAREAFVNN, encoded by the coding sequence ATGGGAACCCAGAAGTCGAACGAGCAGCCGCAGGATCAGGCGCACACCGGGCGACGGGCGCTCCTCGGTGCTGCCGTGCTCGGCGCGGGCGGAGCCGTCCTCGGTCTGTCCGGCACGGCGAGAGCCGATGCGCGTCATGGAGGCCGAGGAATGAAGAGCCTGCCCGTGCCGACGATCGTCGCCCACCGCGGCGCCAGCGGCTACCGTCCCGAGCACACCCTCGGCTCGTACCAGCTGGCCCTCGACATGGGCGCCGACATCGTCGAGGCCGGCGACCTGGTGCCCACCAAGGACGGTCACCTCGTCTGCCGGCACGAGCCGGAGATCGGCGGCACCACGGACGTCGCCGACCACCCCGAGTTCGCCGACCGCAAGAAGACCAAGACGCTCGACGGCGTGCCCACCACGGGCTGGTTCACCGAGGACTTCACCCTCGCCGAGCTGAAGACCCTGCGCGCCACCGAGCGCATCCCGGCCAACCGCCCGCACAACACCCTCTACAACGGCCGCTGGGAGATCCCCACCTTCGAAGAGGTGCTCCAGTGGCAGGACGAGCAGACCCGCAAGCGCGGCAAGCAGGTCTGGATCTACCCGGAGCTCAAGCACCCCACCTACTTCCGTAAGCTCGGCCTGCCCCTGGAGGAACGGGTCGCCAAGCTGCTGCGCAAGTACCGCAGGGACCGCTGGAACTCGCCGGTCATCCTGCAGTCCTTCGAGCCGACCAGCATCCAGCGCCTGCACAAGCTCGTCGACAACCCCCTCGTCGTGCTCCTGTCCGGCGCGAGCACCCGCCCCTGGGACTTCGTCGAGAACGGTGACCCGCGCACCGTCGCCGACCTGATCAAGCCGGCCGGCCTGCGCGAGATCGCCTCCTACGCCCAGGGCATCGGCCCCACCCTCGACCTGATCATCCCGAAGGACAGCGCCGGCAACCTCACCCGGCCGACCACCCTCGTCGCAGACGCCCACAAGGTCGGCCTCAAGCTGCACCCCTGGACCCTGCGCAACGAGAACCCGTTCCTGCCGGCGAACTTCCGCAAGGGCACCGACGCGGACGCCTACGGCGATGTCTTCGGCGCCTACAAGGCGTACTTCGCCACCGGCATCGACGGCATCTTCACCGACCACCCGGACACCGGACTGCTGGCCCGCGAGGCCTTCGTCAACAACTGA
- a CDS encoding RNA polymerase sigma factor, translated as MTHDLLTSLRPLLAAEASAEAHAAGTEPGDLEQAVWLRLLELLDADGPPRDPERWLRRAVRFEARRSRRTTRREQPYDTEPADEVAHTPEQLAVTAARARALRAAIRRLPGRCPALLEALMSPKDLTYREIAGELGISQGSLGPERSRCLACLRRVLASEVAARGARG; from the coding sequence ATGACGCACGACCTGCTCACCTCACTGCGCCCCCTGCTCGCCGCCGAGGCCTCCGCCGAGGCGCACGCCGCCGGCACCGAGCCCGGCGACCTGGAACAGGCGGTCTGGCTCCGCCTCCTCGAACTCCTCGACGCCGACGGCCCGCCCCGCGACCCCGAGCGCTGGCTGCGCCGCGCCGTCCGCTTCGAGGCCCGCCGCTCCCGTCGTACGACCCGGCGCGAACAGCCGTACGACACCGAACCCGCCGACGAGGTCGCGCACACCCCCGAACAGCTCGCCGTCACCGCGGCCCGCGCCCGCGCCCTGCGCGCGGCGATCCGCCGACTGCCCGGCCGTTGCCCCGCACTCCTGGAAGCCCTGATGTCCCCCAAGGACCTCACATACCGGGAGATCGCGGGGGAGTTGGGTATCTCACAGGGGAGTCTCGGGCCGGAACGTTCCAGATGTCTGGCATGTCTGCGGCGAGTGCTTGCCTCGGAGGTTGCGGCTCGCGGAGCACGGGGATAG
- a CDS encoding MFS transporter, giving the protein MTSTLRPANVNEAVKRPGRWLALSVLVLAVLLVAVDATVLGLATPFISEDLRPSGTQLLWIGDVYSFVIAGLLVSMGSLGDRIGRKRILLVGATAFGAVSVLNAYATTPEMLIVARALLGVAGATLMPATLALIRNLFHDPRERSLAIGIWGATASAGTAVGPIVGGFLLEHFWWGSVFLINLPVMAVLVLVGSRLLPESKNAGPGPWDLLSVLLSLIGMISVVYAIKEAATHGLAWETLAAGLLGAAALYGFVRRQLTLPAPLLDMRLFRNRGFSGAVLADLLTILGMSGLVFFLSQFLQLVQDRRPFEAGLAELPAAIGAVAAGLVAGRAARRYSVRVVVAGGLAAVGLALGALTLIGRHTGYPLLGTALLVVGVGAGFSFTVTADVILASVPKEQAGAASAVSETAYELGAALGIALLGSIVTGVYKGFAAPAGTPEAAHESLGGAVEVAAGLPAHTSAELLDAARESFVEGLTIASGVGAAVLLTAAAAAWFLLRGQKLEGTVEH; this is encoded by the coding sequence ATGACCAGCACCCTGCGGCCGGCGAACGTGAACGAGGCGGTGAAGCGCCCCGGCCGCTGGCTCGCGCTGTCCGTGCTCGTGCTCGCCGTGCTGCTGGTGGCCGTCGACGCCACCGTGCTCGGCCTCGCGACCCCCTTCATATCGGAGGACCTGCGCCCGTCCGGCACCCAGTTGCTGTGGATCGGTGACGTCTACTCCTTCGTGATCGCCGGTCTGCTCGTCTCCATGGGCAGCCTCGGCGACCGCATCGGCCGCAAGCGGATCCTGCTGGTCGGCGCCACGGCGTTCGGCGCGGTCTCCGTGCTCAACGCCTACGCGACGACGCCGGAGATGCTGATCGTGGCGCGGGCCCTGCTCGGTGTCGCGGGCGCGACCCTGATGCCGGCCACGCTCGCCCTGATCCGCAACCTCTTCCACGACCCGCGCGAGCGCAGCCTCGCCATCGGCATCTGGGGCGCCACCGCGTCCGCCGGTACGGCGGTCGGTCCGATCGTCGGCGGTTTCCTGCTGGAGCACTTCTGGTGGGGCTCGGTCTTCCTGATCAACCTGCCCGTGATGGCGGTCCTCGTCCTCGTCGGCAGCAGGCTGCTGCCCGAGTCGAAGAACGCCGGCCCCGGTCCCTGGGACCTGCTCAGCGTCCTGCTGTCGCTGATCGGCATGATCAGTGTGGTGTACGCGATCAAGGAGGCCGCCACGCACGGGCTCGCCTGGGAGACGCTCGCCGCGGGCCTGCTGGGCGCCGCCGCGCTCTACGGCTTCGTCCGGCGCCAGCTCACCCTCCCGGCCCCGCTGCTGGACATGCGGCTGTTCCGCAACCGCGGCTTCAGCGGGGCGGTCCTCGCCGACCTGCTGACCATCCTCGGCATGTCCGGCCTGGTCTTCTTCCTCTCGCAGTTCCTGCAACTGGTGCAGGACCGGCGCCCGTTCGAGGCGGGCCTGGCCGAACTGCCCGCCGCGATCGGTGCGGTGGCGGCCGGTCTGGTCGCCGGGCGGGCCGCCCGCCGGTACTCGGTGCGGGTCGTGGTGGCGGGCGGACTCGCCGCCGTCGGCCTGGCGCTGGGCGCACTGACCCTGATCGGCCGGCACACCGGGTACCCGCTGCTCGGGACCGCCCTGCTGGTCGTCGGCGTGGGCGCCGGGTTCTCGTTCACGGTGACCGCCGACGTGATCCTCGCCTCCGTGCCCAAGGAGCAGGCGGGCGCCGCTTCTGCCGTGTCCGAGACGGCGTACGAACTCGGCGCCGCCCTCGGTATCGCCCTGCTCGGCTCGATCGTGACCGGCGTGTACAAGGGCTTCGCCGCGCCGGCGGGCACCCCTGAGGCCGCGCACGAGTCACTGGGCGGTGCGGTCGAGGTGGCCGCGGGCCTGCCCGCCCACACGTCCGCCGAGCTGCTGGACGCGGCCCGGGAGTCCTTCGTCGAGGGCCTGACGATCGCGTCGGGTGTGGGCGCGGCGGTGCTGCTCACGGCGGCGGCGGCCGCGTGGTTCCTGCTGCGGGGACAGAAGCTGGAGGGGACGGTCGAGCACTGA
- the argH gene encoding argininosuccinate lyase, translating into MSSNSGDVRLWGGRFADGPAEALAKLSASVHFDWRLAPYDIAGSRAHARVLHKAGLLTEDELQRMIAGLDQLEADVADGSFTGTIADEDVHTALERGLLERLGPDLGGKLRAGRSRNDQVATLFRMYLRDHARTIGGLIADLQDALIGLAEAHPDVAMPGRTHLQHAQPVLFAHHVLAHVQSLSRDAERLRQWDERTAVSPYGSGALAGSSLGLDPEAVAKDLGFEHGSAANSIDGTASRDFVAEFAFITAMIGVNLSRIAEEVIIWNTKEFSFVTLHDAFSTGSSIMPQKKNPDIAELARGKSGRLIGNLTGLMATLKALPLAYNRDLQEDKEPVFDSIDQLEVLLPAFTGMMATLTVHRERMEELAPAGFSLATDIAEWLVKQGVPFRVAHEVAGECVKVAEAEGKELDELTDEQFAKISTHLTPEVRSVLNVPGALASRNGRGGTAPSAVAIQLAEVKADVAAQHSWANEKR; encoded by the coding sequence GTGAGCAGTAACAGCGGTGACGTACGGCTGTGGGGTGGCCGTTTCGCCGACGGTCCCGCCGAGGCCCTGGCGAAGCTGTCCGCGTCCGTCCACTTCGACTGGCGGCTCGCGCCCTACGACATCGCCGGTTCGCGTGCGCACGCGCGCGTGCTGCACAAGGCGGGGCTGCTCACCGAGGACGAGCTTCAGCGCATGATCGCCGGGCTGGACCAGCTCGAAGCGGACGTGGCCGACGGCTCCTTCACCGGCACCATCGCCGACGAGGACGTCCACACCGCCCTGGAGCGCGGCCTGCTGGAGCGTCTCGGCCCCGACCTCGGCGGCAAGCTGCGCGCGGGACGGTCGAGGAACGACCAGGTCGCGACCCTCTTCCGGATGTACCTGCGCGACCACGCCCGCACCATCGGCGGCCTGATCGCCGACCTCCAGGACGCACTGATCGGCCTCGCCGAGGCCCACCCGGACGTGGCGATGCCCGGCCGCACCCACCTCCAGCACGCCCAGCCGGTGCTCTTCGCCCACCACGTCCTCGCGCATGTGCAGTCGCTGTCCCGGGACGCCGAACGCCTGCGCCAGTGGGACGAGCGGACGGCCGTGTCGCCGTACGGCTCGGGCGCCCTCGCGGGCAGCAGCCTCGGTCTGGACCCGGAGGCGGTCGCCAAGGACCTCGGCTTCGAGCACGGCAGCGCCGCCAACTCCATCGACGGCACGGCCTCCCGCGACTTCGTCGCCGAGTTCGCCTTCATCACCGCGATGATCGGCGTCAACCTCTCCCGGATCGCCGAGGAGGTCATCATCTGGAATACGAAGGAGTTCTCCTTCGTGACCCTGCACGACGCCTTCTCCACCGGCTCGTCGATCATGCCGCAGAAGAAGAACCCCGACATCGCGGAGCTGGCGCGCGGCAAGTCCGGCCGCCTGATCGGCAACCTGACCGGCCTGATGGCCACCCTCAAGGCCCTCCCCCTCGCGTACAACCGCGACCTGCAGGAGGACAAGGAGCCGGTCTTCGACTCCATCGACCAGCTGGAGGTCCTGCTCCCCGCCTTCACCGGCATGATGGCCACCCTCACCGTGCACCGCGAGCGCATGGAGGAGCTGGCCCCGGCGGGCTTCTCCCTCGCCACCGACATCGCCGAGTGGCTGGTCAAGCAGGGGGTGCCCTTCCGGGTCGCGCACGAGGTGGCCGGCGAGTGCGTCAAGGTCGCCGAGGCCGAGGGCAAGGAGCTCGACGAGCTGACCGACGAGCAGTTCGCGAAGATCTCCACCCACCTGACACCGGAGGTCCGCTCGGTCCTCAACGTGCCGGGCGCCCTGGCCTCCCGCAACGGCCGCGGGGGCACGGCACCCAGTGCGGTCGCGATCCAACTGGCAGAGGTGAAGGCAGACGTGGCCGCCCAGCACTCGTGGGCCAATGAGAAGCGGTAA
- a CDS encoding argininosuccinate synthase: MTERVVLAYSGGLDTSVAIGWIAEETGAEVIAVAVDVGQGGEDLDVIRKRALACGAVEAEVADAKDEFAEEYCLPAIKANALYMDRYPLVSALSRPTIVKHLVAAAKKHGATTVAHGCTGKGNDQVRFEAGIVALAPDLKCIAPVRDYAMTRDKAIAFCEEKNLPIATTKKSPYSIDQNVFGRAVETGFLEDIWNAPIEDIYEYTQNPAAPRDADEVIITFKEGVPVAIDGKPVTVLQAIQQLNERAGAQGIGRIDMVEDRLVGIKSREVYEAPGAIALITAHQELENVTVERELARYKRQVEQRWGELVYDGLWFSPLKRALDGFINEANQHVSGDIRMTLHGGRAVVTGRRSEASLYDFNLATYDTGDTFDQSAAKGFIDIYSLSSKIAAKRDLG, translated from the coding sequence GTGACCGAGCGCGTCGTACTCGCCTACTCCGGCGGTCTGGACACCTCCGTCGCCATCGGCTGGATCGCCGAGGAGACCGGCGCCGAGGTCATCGCCGTTGCCGTGGACGTCGGCCAGGGCGGCGAGGACCTGGACGTCATCCGCAAGCGCGCGCTCGCCTGCGGTGCCGTCGAGGCCGAGGTCGCGGACGCCAAGGACGAGTTCGCCGAGGAGTACTGCCTCCCGGCGATCAAGGCCAACGCCCTCTACATGGACCGCTACCCGCTGGTCTCCGCCCTTTCCCGGCCGACGATCGTCAAGCACCTCGTCGCCGCCGCCAAGAAGCACGGCGCCACCACGGTCGCCCACGGCTGCACCGGCAAGGGCAACGACCAGGTCCGCTTCGAGGCCGGCATCGTCGCCCTCGCCCCCGACCTGAAGTGCATCGCCCCGGTCCGGGACTACGCGATGACGCGCGACAAGGCCATCGCCTTCTGCGAGGAGAAGAACCTCCCGATCGCGACCACCAAGAAGTCCCCGTACTCCATCGACCAGAACGTCTTCGGCCGTGCCGTCGAGACGGGCTTCCTGGAGGACATCTGGAACGCCCCGATCGAGGACATCTACGAGTACACCCAGAACCCGGCCGCGCCGCGCGACGCCGACGAGGTGATCATCACCTTCAAGGAGGGCGTCCCGGTCGCCATCGACGGCAAGCCCGTCACCGTCCTGCAGGCCATCCAGCAGCTCAACGAGCGCGCCGGCGCCCAGGGCATCGGCCGGATCGACATGGTCGAGGACCGGCTCGTGGGCATCAAGTCCCGCGAGGTGTACGAGGCCCCGGGCGCCATCGCGCTGATCACCGCCCACCAGGAGCTGGAGAACGTCACCGTCGAGCGTGAGCTCGCCCGCTACAAGCGGCAGGTCGAGCAGCGCTGGGGCGAGCTGGTCTACGACGGCCTGTGGTTCTCCCCCCTCAAGCGCGCCCTGGACGGCTTCATCAACGAGGCCAACCAGCACGTCTCCGGCGACATCCGGATGACCCTGCACGGCGGCCGCGCGGTCGTCACCGGCCGGCGCTCCGAGGCGTCGCTGTACGACTTCAACCTCGCGACCTACGACACGGGCGACACGTTCGACCAGTCCGCGGCGAAGGGCTTCATCGACATCTACAGCCTGTCGTCGAAGATCGCGGCGAAGCGGGATCTGGGCTGA